From the genome of Gymnogyps californianus isolate 813 chromosome 17, ASM1813914v2, whole genome shotgun sequence, one region includes:
- the STAU1 gene encoding double-stranded RNA-binding protein Staufen homolog 1 isoform X1, which yields MSQVQIQNPSAALAGSQILNKNPSLSQPLSIPSTTSSLPSENAGRPIQNSALPSASVTSTNAAAAPSNMANPKEKTPMCLVNELARFNKIQPEYKLLSEQGPAHSKVFTVQLTLGDQHWEAEGTSIKKAQHAAAAKALEGTKFPKPTARPSRSEGKNPDSVTPTVELNALCMKLGKKPMYKPIDPYTGMRSTYNYTMRGGTYPPRYFYPFPVGPLLYQVELSIGGQQFHGKGRTRQAAKHDAAAKALKVLQNEPLPEKPEVNGKEPDDENLNKSEISQVFEIALKRNLPVNFEVTKESGPPHMKSFVTKVSVGEFMGEGEGKSKKISKKNAAIAVLEELKKLPPLPTVEKMKPRIKKKTKSIVKLQTSPEYGQGMNPISRLAQIQQAKKEKEPEYMLITERGLPRRREFVMQVKVGVHTAEGMGTNKKVAKRNAAENMLELLGFKVPQPQPPKPALKTEEKTPVKKPGDGRKVTFFEPGSEETSASNKEDEFRMPYLSHQQLPAGILPMVPEVAQAVGANQGHHTKEFNRAAPNPAKATVTAMIARELLYGGTSPTAETILKNNNSSGHVPHGPLTRPSEQLDYLSNVQGIQVEYKDFPKNNKNEFVSLINCSSQPPLISHGIGKDVESCHDMAALNILKLLSELDQQTTEMPRTGNGPMSVKVKMPRAVIFFRRMRGCVKQEMESDPLLKPANSNTLGQTLDSTA from the exons ATGTCTCAAGTTCAAATTCAGAATCCTTCTGCTGCCCTTGCAGGGAGCcaaatactgaataaaaacCCATCTCTTTCACAGCCTTTGAGTATTCCTTCTACTACTAGTTCTTTGCCCTCTGAAAATGCAGGTAGACCTATCCAAAACTCTGCTTTACCCTCTGCATCAGTTACATCCACCAATGCAGCTGCAG CTCCTTCAAACATGGCAAACCCCAAAGAGAAAACCCCAATGTGTCTTGTGAATGAGTTAGCCCGTTTCAACAAGATTCAGCCTGAGTATAAGCTTTTGAGTGAGCAAGGTCCAGCTCATTCTAAG GTGTTTACAGTGCAGCTGACTCTTGGGGACCAGCACTGGGAAGCTGAAGGAACTAGTATTAAAAAAGCGCAACATGCGGCAGCTGCCAAAGCTTTAGAAGGGACAAAATTCCCTAAGCCCACGGCTCGTCCATCTCGTAGTGAAGGCAAGAATCCAG ACAGTGTAACCCCCACAGTGGAGTTAAATGCACTTTGCATGAAGCTGGGAAAGAAACCTATGTACAAACCTATTGATCCTTATACAGGGATGAGATCCACTTACAATTATACTATGAGAGGTGGTACTTATCCTCCACG GTACTTTTACCCATTTCCTGTTGGGCCCTTACTTTATCAAGTTGAGCTTTCAATTGGAGGGCAGCAGTTtcatggaaaaggaagaacaagacAAGCTGCTAAGCATGATGCAGCTGCTAAAGCACTGAAAGTTCTGCAGAATGAGCCCTTGCCTGAGAAGCCAGAG GTTAACGGAAAAGAACCAGATGATGAAAATCTCAATAAATCTGAAATAAGCCAAGTTTTTGAGATTGCACTTAAAAGGAACTTGCCTGTGAATTTTGAg GTGACCAAGGAAAGTGGTCCTCCCCATATGAAGAGCTTTGTAACCAAGGTGTCAGTTGGAGAATTCATGGGTGAAGGtgaaggaaagagcaagaagatctcaaagaaaaatgctgcaataGCAGTtctagaagaactgaaaaaattgCCACCCCTTCCTACAGTTGAGAAAATGAAGCCAcgaatcaaaaagaaaacaaaatcaatagtGAAG CTGCAAACAAGTCCAGAATATGGTCAAGGAATGAATCCCATTAGCAGACTTGCCCAGATACAGCAGGccaagaaagagaaggaaccAGAGTACATGCTCATCACAGAACGCGGTCTTCCAAGGCGCAGGGAGTTTGTTATGCAG GTGAAAGTTGGTGTACACACAGCTGAAGGAATGGGCACGAACAAAAAAGTTGCTAAACGCAATGCAGCTGAAAATATGTTGGAACTTTTAGGTTTCAAAGTCCCTCAACCTCAACCTCCAAAGCCAGCattaaagacagaagagaag acaCCAGTGAAGAAACCAGGTGATGGAAGAAAAGTAACCTTCTTTGAGCCGGGCTCTGAAGAGACTTCAGCTA GTAATAAAGAAGATGAGTTTAGGATGCCTTATCTCAGCCATCAGCAGCTTCCTGCTGGAATTCTTCCCATGGTCCCTGAGGTTGCACAAGCTGTAGGAGCCAACCAAGGACACCACACCAAAGAGTTCAATAGGGCAGCCCCAAATCCTGCCAAGGCTACAGTAACAGCAATGATTGCTCGAGAGCTATTGTACGGTGGTACTTCTCCTACTGCTGAGACCATATTAAAGAATAACAACTCATCAGGCCACGTACCCCACGGACCACTTACTAGGCCCTCTGAGCAGCTGGACTATCTTTCCAATGTTCAAGGAATCCAG gtTGAATATAAAGACTTTCCAAAAAATAACAAGAACGAGTTTGTATCTCTTATAAACTGTTCCTCGCAGCCACCACTGATCAGCCATGGAATTGGAAAGGATGTAGAATCTTGCCACGATATG gctgcattgaatattttaaagttgctgtCCGAGTTGGACCAACAAACCACAGAGATGCCAAGAACAGGAAATGGACCAATGTCTGT aaAAGTTAAAATGCCAAGGGCTGTTATCTTCTTCAGAAGGATGAGAGG ATGTGTGAAACAAGAAATGGAAAGTGACCCTCTTCTCAAACCGGCTAACTCAAACACTTTGGGACAAACACTGGACAGCACTGCCTAA
- the STAU1 gene encoding double-stranded RNA-binding protein Staufen homolog 1 isoform X2 yields the protein MSQVQIQNPSAALAGSQILNKNPSLSQPLSIPSTTSSLPSENAGRPIQNSALPSASVTSTNAAAAPSNMANPKEKTPMCLVNELARFNKIQPEYKLLSEQGPAHSKVFTVQLTLGDQHWEAEGTSIKKAQHAAAAKALEGTKFPKPTARPSRSEGKNPDSVTPTVELNALCMKLGKKPMYKPIDPYTGMRSTYNYTMRGGTYPPRYFYPFPVGPLLYQVELSIGGQQFHGKGRTRQAAKHDAAAKALKVLQNEPLPEKPEVNGKEPDDENLNKSEISQVFEIALKRNLPVNFEFFPLKQVTKESGPPHMKSFVTKVSVGEFMGEGEGKSKKISKKNAAIAVLEELKKLPPLPTVEKMKPRIKKKTKSIVKLQTSPEYGQGMNPISRLAQIQQAKKEKEPEYMLITERGLPRRREFVMQVKVGVHTAEGMGTNKKVAKRNAAENMLELLGFKVPQPQPPKPALKTEEKTPVKKPGDGRKVTFFEPGSEETSASNKEDEFRMPYLSHQQLPAGILPMVPEVAQAVGANQGHHTKEFNRAAPNPAKATVTAMIARELLYGGTSPTAETILKNNNSSGHVPHGPLTRPSEQLDYLSNVQGIQVEYKDFPKNNKNEFVSLINCSSQPPLISHGIGKDVESCHDMAALNILKLLSELDQQTTEMPRTGNGPMSVCVKQEMESDPLLKPANSNTLGQTLDSTA from the exons ATGTCTCAAGTTCAAATTCAGAATCCTTCTGCTGCCCTTGCAGGGAGCcaaatactgaataaaaacCCATCTCTTTCACAGCCTTTGAGTATTCCTTCTACTACTAGTTCTTTGCCCTCTGAAAATGCAGGTAGACCTATCCAAAACTCTGCTTTACCCTCTGCATCAGTTACATCCACCAATGCAGCTGCAG CTCCTTCAAACATGGCAAACCCCAAAGAGAAAACCCCAATGTGTCTTGTGAATGAGTTAGCCCGTTTCAACAAGATTCAGCCTGAGTATAAGCTTTTGAGTGAGCAAGGTCCAGCTCATTCTAAG GTGTTTACAGTGCAGCTGACTCTTGGGGACCAGCACTGGGAAGCTGAAGGAACTAGTATTAAAAAAGCGCAACATGCGGCAGCTGCCAAAGCTTTAGAAGGGACAAAATTCCCTAAGCCCACGGCTCGTCCATCTCGTAGTGAAGGCAAGAATCCAG ACAGTGTAACCCCCACAGTGGAGTTAAATGCACTTTGCATGAAGCTGGGAAAGAAACCTATGTACAAACCTATTGATCCTTATACAGGGATGAGATCCACTTACAATTATACTATGAGAGGTGGTACTTATCCTCCACG GTACTTTTACCCATTTCCTGTTGGGCCCTTACTTTATCAAGTTGAGCTTTCAATTGGAGGGCAGCAGTTtcatggaaaaggaagaacaagacAAGCTGCTAAGCATGATGCAGCTGCTAAAGCACTGAAAGTTCTGCAGAATGAGCCCTTGCCTGAGAAGCCAGAG GTTAACGGAAAAGAACCAGATGATGAAAATCTCAATAAATCTGAAATAAGCCAAGTTTTTGAGATTGCACTTAAAAGGAACTTGCCTGTGAATTTTGAg tttttccctctgaaacagGTGACCAAGGAAAGTGGTCCTCCCCATATGAAGAGCTTTGTAACCAAGGTGTCAGTTGGAGAATTCATGGGTGAAGGtgaaggaaagagcaagaagatctcaaagaaaaatgctgcaataGCAGTtctagaagaactgaaaaaattgCCACCCCTTCCTACAGTTGAGAAAATGAAGCCAcgaatcaaaaagaaaacaaaatcaatagtGAAG CTGCAAACAAGTCCAGAATATGGTCAAGGAATGAATCCCATTAGCAGACTTGCCCAGATACAGCAGGccaagaaagagaaggaaccAGAGTACATGCTCATCACAGAACGCGGTCTTCCAAGGCGCAGGGAGTTTGTTATGCAG GTGAAAGTTGGTGTACACACAGCTGAAGGAATGGGCACGAACAAAAAAGTTGCTAAACGCAATGCAGCTGAAAATATGTTGGAACTTTTAGGTTTCAAAGTCCCTCAACCTCAACCTCCAAAGCCAGCattaaagacagaagagaag acaCCAGTGAAGAAACCAGGTGATGGAAGAAAAGTAACCTTCTTTGAGCCGGGCTCTGAAGAGACTTCAGCTA GTAATAAAGAAGATGAGTTTAGGATGCCTTATCTCAGCCATCAGCAGCTTCCTGCTGGAATTCTTCCCATGGTCCCTGAGGTTGCACAAGCTGTAGGAGCCAACCAAGGACACCACACCAAAGAGTTCAATAGGGCAGCCCCAAATCCTGCCAAGGCTACAGTAACAGCAATGATTGCTCGAGAGCTATTGTACGGTGGTACTTCTCCTACTGCTGAGACCATATTAAAGAATAACAACTCATCAGGCCACGTACCCCACGGACCACTTACTAGGCCCTCTGAGCAGCTGGACTATCTTTCCAATGTTCAAGGAATCCAG gtTGAATATAAAGACTTTCCAAAAAATAACAAGAACGAGTTTGTATCTCTTATAAACTGTTCCTCGCAGCCACCACTGATCAGCCATGGAATTGGAAAGGATGTAGAATCTTGCCACGATATG gctgcattgaatattttaaagttgctgtCCGAGTTGGACCAACAAACCACAGAGATGCCAAGAACAGGAAATGGACCAATGTCTGT ATGTGTGAAACAAGAAATGGAAAGTGACCCTCTTCTCAAACCGGCTAACTCAAACACTTTGGGACAAACACTGGACAGCACTGCCTAA
- the STAU1 gene encoding double-stranded RNA-binding protein Staufen homolog 1 isoform X4: MSQVQIQNPSAALAGSQILNKNPSLSQPLSIPSTTSSLPSENAGRPIQNSALPSASVTSTNAAAAPSNMANPKEKTPMCLVNELARFNKIQPEYKLLSEQGPAHSKVFTVQLTLGDQHWEAEGTSIKKAQHAAAAKALEGTKFPKPTARPSRSEGKNPDSVTPTVELNALCMKLGKKPMYKPIDPYTGMRSTYNYTMRGGTYPPRYFYPFPVGPLLYQVELSIGGQQFHGKGRTRQAAKHDAAAKALKVLQNEPLPEKPEVNGKEPDDENLNKSEISQVFEIALKRNLPVNFEFFPLKQVTKESGPPHMKSFVTKVSVGEFMGEGEGKSKKISKKNAAIAVLEELKKLPPLPTVEKMKPRIKKKTKSIVKLQTSPEYGQGMNPISRLAQIQQAKKEKEPEYMLITERGLPRRREFVMQVKVGVHTAEGMGTNKKVAKRNAAENMLELLGFKVPQPQPPKPALKTEEKTPVKKPGDGRKVTFFEPGSEETSASNKEDEFRMPYLSHQQLPAGILPMVPEVAQAVGANQGHHTKEFNRAAPNPAKATVTAMIARELLYGGTSPTAETILKNNNSSGHVPHGPLTRPSEQLDYLSNVQGIQVEYKDFPKNNKNEFVSLINCSSQPPLISHGIGKDVESCHDMAALNILKLLSELDQQTTEMPRTGNGPMSVNGK, encoded by the exons ATGTCTCAAGTTCAAATTCAGAATCCTTCTGCTGCCCTTGCAGGGAGCcaaatactgaataaaaacCCATCTCTTTCACAGCCTTTGAGTATTCCTTCTACTACTAGTTCTTTGCCCTCTGAAAATGCAGGTAGACCTATCCAAAACTCTGCTTTACCCTCTGCATCAGTTACATCCACCAATGCAGCTGCAG CTCCTTCAAACATGGCAAACCCCAAAGAGAAAACCCCAATGTGTCTTGTGAATGAGTTAGCCCGTTTCAACAAGATTCAGCCTGAGTATAAGCTTTTGAGTGAGCAAGGTCCAGCTCATTCTAAG GTGTTTACAGTGCAGCTGACTCTTGGGGACCAGCACTGGGAAGCTGAAGGAACTAGTATTAAAAAAGCGCAACATGCGGCAGCTGCCAAAGCTTTAGAAGGGACAAAATTCCCTAAGCCCACGGCTCGTCCATCTCGTAGTGAAGGCAAGAATCCAG ACAGTGTAACCCCCACAGTGGAGTTAAATGCACTTTGCATGAAGCTGGGAAAGAAACCTATGTACAAACCTATTGATCCTTATACAGGGATGAGATCCACTTACAATTATACTATGAGAGGTGGTACTTATCCTCCACG GTACTTTTACCCATTTCCTGTTGGGCCCTTACTTTATCAAGTTGAGCTTTCAATTGGAGGGCAGCAGTTtcatggaaaaggaagaacaagacAAGCTGCTAAGCATGATGCAGCTGCTAAAGCACTGAAAGTTCTGCAGAATGAGCCCTTGCCTGAGAAGCCAGAG GTTAACGGAAAAGAACCAGATGATGAAAATCTCAATAAATCTGAAATAAGCCAAGTTTTTGAGATTGCACTTAAAAGGAACTTGCCTGTGAATTTTGAg tttttccctctgaaacagGTGACCAAGGAAAGTGGTCCTCCCCATATGAAGAGCTTTGTAACCAAGGTGTCAGTTGGAGAATTCATGGGTGAAGGtgaaggaaagagcaagaagatctcaaagaaaaatgctgcaataGCAGTtctagaagaactgaaaaaattgCCACCCCTTCCTACAGTTGAGAAAATGAAGCCAcgaatcaaaaagaaaacaaaatcaatagtGAAG CTGCAAACAAGTCCAGAATATGGTCAAGGAATGAATCCCATTAGCAGACTTGCCCAGATACAGCAGGccaagaaagagaaggaaccAGAGTACATGCTCATCACAGAACGCGGTCTTCCAAGGCGCAGGGAGTTTGTTATGCAG GTGAAAGTTGGTGTACACACAGCTGAAGGAATGGGCACGAACAAAAAAGTTGCTAAACGCAATGCAGCTGAAAATATGTTGGAACTTTTAGGTTTCAAAGTCCCTCAACCTCAACCTCCAAAGCCAGCattaaagacagaagagaag acaCCAGTGAAGAAACCAGGTGATGGAAGAAAAGTAACCTTCTTTGAGCCGGGCTCTGAAGAGACTTCAGCTA GTAATAAAGAAGATGAGTTTAGGATGCCTTATCTCAGCCATCAGCAGCTTCCTGCTGGAATTCTTCCCATGGTCCCTGAGGTTGCACAAGCTGTAGGAGCCAACCAAGGACACCACACCAAAGAGTTCAATAGGGCAGCCCCAAATCCTGCCAAGGCTACAGTAACAGCAATGATTGCTCGAGAGCTATTGTACGGTGGTACTTCTCCTACTGCTGAGACCATATTAAAGAATAACAACTCATCAGGCCACGTACCCCACGGACCACTTACTAGGCCCTCTGAGCAGCTGGACTATCTTTCCAATGTTCAAGGAATCCAG gtTGAATATAAAGACTTTCCAAAAAATAACAAGAACGAGTTTGTATCTCTTATAAACTGTTCCTCGCAGCCACCACTGATCAGCCATGGAATTGGAAAGGATGTAGAATCTTGCCACGATATG gctgcattgaatattttaaagttgctgtCCGAGTTGGACCAACAAACCACAGAGATGCCAAGAACAGGAAATGGACCAATGTCTGT AAATGGAAAGTGA
- the STAU1 gene encoding double-stranded RNA-binding protein Staufen homolog 1 isoform X3: protein MSQVQIQNPSAALAGSQILNKNPSLSQPLSIPSTTSSLPSENAGRPIQNSALPSASVTSTNAAAAPSNMANPKEKTPMCLVNELARFNKIQPEYKLLSEQGPAHSKVFTVQLTLGDQHWEAEGTSIKKAQHAAAAKALEGTKFPKPTARPSRSEGKNPDSVTPTVELNALCMKLGKKPMYKPIDPYTGMRSTYNYTMRGGTYPPRYFYPFPVGPLLYQVELSIGGQQFHGKGRTRQAAKHDAAAKALKVLQNEPLPEKPEVNGKEPDDENLNKSEISQVFEIALKRNLPVNFEVTKESGPPHMKSFVTKVSVGEFMGEGEGKSKKISKKNAAIAVLEELKKLPPLPTVEKMKPRIKKKTKSIVKLQTSPEYGQGMNPISRLAQIQQAKKEKEPEYMLITERGLPRRREFVMQVKVGVHTAEGMGTNKKVAKRNAAENMLELLGFKVPQPQPPKPALKTEEKTPVKKPGDGRKVTFFEPGSEETSASNKEDEFRMPYLSHQQLPAGILPMVPEVAQAVGANQGHHTKEFNRAAPNPAKATVTAMIARELLYGGTSPTAETILKNNNSSGHVPHGPLTRPSEQLDYLSNVQGIQVEYKDFPKNNKNEFVSLINCSSQPPLISHGIGKDVESCHDMAALNILKLLSELDQQTTEMPRTGNGPMSVCVKQEMESDPLLKPANSNTLGQTLDSTA from the exons ATGTCTCAAGTTCAAATTCAGAATCCTTCTGCTGCCCTTGCAGGGAGCcaaatactgaataaaaacCCATCTCTTTCACAGCCTTTGAGTATTCCTTCTACTACTAGTTCTTTGCCCTCTGAAAATGCAGGTAGACCTATCCAAAACTCTGCTTTACCCTCTGCATCAGTTACATCCACCAATGCAGCTGCAG CTCCTTCAAACATGGCAAACCCCAAAGAGAAAACCCCAATGTGTCTTGTGAATGAGTTAGCCCGTTTCAACAAGATTCAGCCTGAGTATAAGCTTTTGAGTGAGCAAGGTCCAGCTCATTCTAAG GTGTTTACAGTGCAGCTGACTCTTGGGGACCAGCACTGGGAAGCTGAAGGAACTAGTATTAAAAAAGCGCAACATGCGGCAGCTGCCAAAGCTTTAGAAGGGACAAAATTCCCTAAGCCCACGGCTCGTCCATCTCGTAGTGAAGGCAAGAATCCAG ACAGTGTAACCCCCACAGTGGAGTTAAATGCACTTTGCATGAAGCTGGGAAAGAAACCTATGTACAAACCTATTGATCCTTATACAGGGATGAGATCCACTTACAATTATACTATGAGAGGTGGTACTTATCCTCCACG GTACTTTTACCCATTTCCTGTTGGGCCCTTACTTTATCAAGTTGAGCTTTCAATTGGAGGGCAGCAGTTtcatggaaaaggaagaacaagacAAGCTGCTAAGCATGATGCAGCTGCTAAAGCACTGAAAGTTCTGCAGAATGAGCCCTTGCCTGAGAAGCCAGAG GTTAACGGAAAAGAACCAGATGATGAAAATCTCAATAAATCTGAAATAAGCCAAGTTTTTGAGATTGCACTTAAAAGGAACTTGCCTGTGAATTTTGAg GTGACCAAGGAAAGTGGTCCTCCCCATATGAAGAGCTTTGTAACCAAGGTGTCAGTTGGAGAATTCATGGGTGAAGGtgaaggaaagagcaagaagatctcaaagaaaaatgctgcaataGCAGTtctagaagaactgaaaaaattgCCACCCCTTCCTACAGTTGAGAAAATGAAGCCAcgaatcaaaaagaaaacaaaatcaatagtGAAG CTGCAAACAAGTCCAGAATATGGTCAAGGAATGAATCCCATTAGCAGACTTGCCCAGATACAGCAGGccaagaaagagaaggaaccAGAGTACATGCTCATCACAGAACGCGGTCTTCCAAGGCGCAGGGAGTTTGTTATGCAG GTGAAAGTTGGTGTACACACAGCTGAAGGAATGGGCACGAACAAAAAAGTTGCTAAACGCAATGCAGCTGAAAATATGTTGGAACTTTTAGGTTTCAAAGTCCCTCAACCTCAACCTCCAAAGCCAGCattaaagacagaagagaag acaCCAGTGAAGAAACCAGGTGATGGAAGAAAAGTAACCTTCTTTGAGCCGGGCTCTGAAGAGACTTCAGCTA GTAATAAAGAAGATGAGTTTAGGATGCCTTATCTCAGCCATCAGCAGCTTCCTGCTGGAATTCTTCCCATGGTCCCTGAGGTTGCACAAGCTGTAGGAGCCAACCAAGGACACCACACCAAAGAGTTCAATAGGGCAGCCCCAAATCCTGCCAAGGCTACAGTAACAGCAATGATTGCTCGAGAGCTATTGTACGGTGGTACTTCTCCTACTGCTGAGACCATATTAAAGAATAACAACTCATCAGGCCACGTACCCCACGGACCACTTACTAGGCCCTCTGAGCAGCTGGACTATCTTTCCAATGTTCAAGGAATCCAG gtTGAATATAAAGACTTTCCAAAAAATAACAAGAACGAGTTTGTATCTCTTATAAACTGTTCCTCGCAGCCACCACTGATCAGCCATGGAATTGGAAAGGATGTAGAATCTTGCCACGATATG gctgcattgaatattttaaagttgctgtCCGAGTTGGACCAACAAACCACAGAGATGCCAAGAACAGGAAATGGACCAATGTCTGT ATGTGTGAAACAAGAAATGGAAAGTGACCCTCTTCTCAAACCGGCTAACTCAAACACTTTGGGACAAACACTGGACAGCACTGCCTAA
- the STAU1 gene encoding double-stranded RNA-binding protein Staufen homolog 1 isoform X5 encodes MSQVQIQNPSAALAGSQILNKNPSLSQPLSIPSTTSSLPSENAGRPIQNSALPSASVTSTNAAAAPSNMANPKEKTPMCLVNELARFNKIQPEYKLLSEQGPAHSKVFTVQLTLGDQHWEAEGTSIKKAQHAAAAKALEGTKFPKPTARPSRSEGKNPDSVTPTVELNALCMKLGKKPMYKPIDPYTGMRSTYNYTMRGGTYPPRYFYPFPVGPLLYQVELSIGGQQFHGKGRTRQAAKHDAAAKALKVLQNEPLPEKPEVTKESGPPHMKSFVTKVSVGEFMGEGEGKSKKISKKNAAIAVLEELKKLPPLPTVEKMKPRIKKKTKSIVKLQTSPEYGQGMNPISRLAQIQQAKKEKEPEYMLITERGLPRRREFVMQVKVGVHTAEGMGTNKKVAKRNAAENMLELLGFKVPQPQPPKPALKTEEKTPVKKPGDGRKVTFFEPGSEETSASNKEDEFRMPYLSHQQLPAGILPMVPEVAQAVGANQGHHTKEFNRAAPNPAKATVTAMIARELLYGGTSPTAETILKNNNSSGHVPHGPLTRPSEQLDYLSNVQGIQVEYKDFPKNNKNEFVSLINCSSQPPLISHGIGKDVESCHDMAALNILKLLSELDQQTTEMPRTGNGPMSVCVKQEMESDPLLKPANSNTLGQTLDSTA; translated from the exons ATGTCTCAAGTTCAAATTCAGAATCCTTCTGCTGCCCTTGCAGGGAGCcaaatactgaataaaaacCCATCTCTTTCACAGCCTTTGAGTATTCCTTCTACTACTAGTTCTTTGCCCTCTGAAAATGCAGGTAGACCTATCCAAAACTCTGCTTTACCCTCTGCATCAGTTACATCCACCAATGCAGCTGCAG CTCCTTCAAACATGGCAAACCCCAAAGAGAAAACCCCAATGTGTCTTGTGAATGAGTTAGCCCGTTTCAACAAGATTCAGCCTGAGTATAAGCTTTTGAGTGAGCAAGGTCCAGCTCATTCTAAG GTGTTTACAGTGCAGCTGACTCTTGGGGACCAGCACTGGGAAGCTGAAGGAACTAGTATTAAAAAAGCGCAACATGCGGCAGCTGCCAAAGCTTTAGAAGGGACAAAATTCCCTAAGCCCACGGCTCGTCCATCTCGTAGTGAAGGCAAGAATCCAG ACAGTGTAACCCCCACAGTGGAGTTAAATGCACTTTGCATGAAGCTGGGAAAGAAACCTATGTACAAACCTATTGATCCTTATACAGGGATGAGATCCACTTACAATTATACTATGAGAGGTGGTACTTATCCTCCACG GTACTTTTACCCATTTCCTGTTGGGCCCTTACTTTATCAAGTTGAGCTTTCAATTGGAGGGCAGCAGTTtcatggaaaaggaagaacaagacAAGCTGCTAAGCATGATGCAGCTGCTAAAGCACTGAAAGTTCTGCAGAATGAGCCCTTGCCTGAGAAGCCAGAG GTGACCAAGGAAAGTGGTCCTCCCCATATGAAGAGCTTTGTAACCAAGGTGTCAGTTGGAGAATTCATGGGTGAAGGtgaaggaaagagcaagaagatctcaaagaaaaatgctgcaataGCAGTtctagaagaactgaaaaaattgCCACCCCTTCCTACAGTTGAGAAAATGAAGCCAcgaatcaaaaagaaaacaaaatcaatagtGAAG CTGCAAACAAGTCCAGAATATGGTCAAGGAATGAATCCCATTAGCAGACTTGCCCAGATACAGCAGGccaagaaagagaaggaaccAGAGTACATGCTCATCACAGAACGCGGTCTTCCAAGGCGCAGGGAGTTTGTTATGCAG GTGAAAGTTGGTGTACACACAGCTGAAGGAATGGGCACGAACAAAAAAGTTGCTAAACGCAATGCAGCTGAAAATATGTTGGAACTTTTAGGTTTCAAAGTCCCTCAACCTCAACCTCCAAAGCCAGCattaaagacagaagagaag acaCCAGTGAAGAAACCAGGTGATGGAAGAAAAGTAACCTTCTTTGAGCCGGGCTCTGAAGAGACTTCAGCTA GTAATAAAGAAGATGAGTTTAGGATGCCTTATCTCAGCCATCAGCAGCTTCCTGCTGGAATTCTTCCCATGGTCCCTGAGGTTGCACAAGCTGTAGGAGCCAACCAAGGACACCACACCAAAGAGTTCAATAGGGCAGCCCCAAATCCTGCCAAGGCTACAGTAACAGCAATGATTGCTCGAGAGCTATTGTACGGTGGTACTTCTCCTACTGCTGAGACCATATTAAAGAATAACAACTCATCAGGCCACGTACCCCACGGACCACTTACTAGGCCCTCTGAGCAGCTGGACTATCTTTCCAATGTTCAAGGAATCCAG gtTGAATATAAAGACTTTCCAAAAAATAACAAGAACGAGTTTGTATCTCTTATAAACTGTTCCTCGCAGCCACCACTGATCAGCCATGGAATTGGAAAGGATGTAGAATCTTGCCACGATATG gctgcattgaatattttaaagttgctgtCCGAGTTGGACCAACAAACCACAGAGATGCCAAGAACAGGAAATGGACCAATGTCTGT ATGTGTGAAACAAGAAATGGAAAGTGACCCTCTTCTCAAACCGGCTAACTCAAACACTTTGGGACAAACACTGGACAGCACTGCCTAA